The Microbulbifer hydrolyticus genome has a segment encoding these proteins:
- a CDS encoding PLDc N-terminal domain-containing protein, with protein MEGILGLLILIADIYAIVKIVQSSASGLKKLVWVLIVLILPVIGLIAWFLLGPGGRAG; from the coding sequence ATGGAAGGGATTCTAGGGTTACTGATTCTGATAGCGGATATCTACGCCATCGTAAAGATCGTGCAGAGTTCGGCGAGCGGTCTCAAGAAGCTGGTTTGGGTGCTGATCGTGCTGATTCTTCCGGTTATCGGGTTGATCGCCTGGTTCCTGCTGGGTCCGGGCGGACGCGCCGGGTGA
- a CDS encoding heme biosynthesis protein HemY — MKRFLFFALVLLLGGALLAEAMRSYPGYLLLTVGGDAGKRIEMNLWVAVGGLVLGLLALFLAIWLLRSVARAIEGSVSRIRFGRSRMARRRLTNGLVEYMEGNWARARRLLLKSAARSDAPIINYLAAARSAFELGYRDEANELLAKAEATGDDTQLAVAISQARMQLLDKHYEQCIASLQRAMQEEPNHPALLQLLRQAYYHIGEWNGLRELLPRLEKYGTMPESQLQQLELEVYQNLLREAANRKDREKLREIWQSLNGRWQRNIELRNLYGEMLHKVDDDVEAEKHLRWILNREWRGDTVRLYGHLTGADANQQLGVADGWQKEYGENADLLTCLGRLCLRNEIWGKARQYFEKSLLLRSDPVTSAELARLLYALGEKEQAARLYEQGLLQAVSDLPQLPLPDGNSSMLSTKAS, encoded by the coding sequence GTGAAACGCTTCCTTTTCTTTGCCCTGGTACTACTGCTCGGCGGCGCCCTGCTCGCCGAAGCCATGCGCTCCTATCCCGGATACTTACTGCTGACCGTAGGCGGTGATGCGGGCAAGCGTATTGAAATGAACCTGTGGGTGGCCGTAGGTGGCCTGGTGCTTGGCCTGCTTGCCCTGTTCCTCGCCATCTGGCTTTTGCGTAGTGTTGCCCGCGCCATTGAAGGCAGCGTCAGCCGGATTCGTTTTGGCCGCAGCCGCATGGCGCGCAGGCGCCTGACCAACGGCCTGGTGGAGTATATGGAGGGCAACTGGGCCCGCGCCCGCCGGCTCTTGCTAAAAAGCGCCGCGCGCTCCGACGCCCCCATCATCAACTACCTGGCCGCCGCCCGCAGCGCATTTGAACTTGGCTACCGCGACGAAGCCAACGAACTCCTGGCCAAGGCCGAGGCCACCGGCGATGACACCCAGCTTGCTGTCGCCATCAGCCAGGCGCGTATGCAGTTACTCGATAAACACTACGAACAGTGTATCGCCAGCCTGCAACGCGCCATGCAGGAAGAACCGAACCACCCCGCCCTGCTGCAATTGCTGCGCCAGGCTTACTACCATATCGGTGAATGGAATGGCCTCCGGGAACTGCTGCCGCGCCTGGAAAAATACGGCACCATGCCGGAATCCCAGCTGCAGCAACTGGAACTCGAGGTGTACCAGAACCTGCTGCGTGAGGCCGCCAATCGCAAGGACCGGGAAAAGCTTCGGGAAATCTGGCAAAGCCTCAATGGCCGCTGGCAGCGCAATATCGAGCTGCGCAACCTGTACGGGGAAATGCTGCACAAGGTAGATGACGACGTCGAAGCGGAAAAACACCTGCGCTGGATCCTGAACCGCGAATGGCGCGGTGATACCGTACGCCTCTACGGTCACCTCACCGGCGCCGACGCCAACCAGCAACTGGGCGTCGCCGATGGCTGGCAGAAAGAGTATGGAGAAAACGCCGACCTGCTGACCTGCCTGGGCCGCCTTTGCCTGCGCAATGAAATCTGGGGCAAGGCGAGACAATATTTTGAGAAGAGCCTGCTACTGCGCTCGGATCCCGTCACCTCCGCAGAGCTGGCGCGGCTCCTATATGCACTGGGAGAGAAAGAACAGGCTGCACGCCTCTATGAACAGGGCTTGCTACAGGCCGTCTCCGACTTGCCACAGCTTCCCTTGCCTGATGGGAACAGCAGCATGCTCAGTACCAAAGCGTCCTGA
- a CDS encoding cupin domain-containing protein, giving the protein MFAALPDALSGEVFEELVHAGSVRIERIVSRGQQTPEGDWYDQQEHEWVIVLQGAARVILETAAGDSDESSVNEVALEAGDYLNIPAGCRHRVSWTAPDQVTIWLAVFYR; this is encoded by the coding sequence GTGTTCGCAGCGTTGCCCGATGCGCTGTCCGGTGAGGTGTTTGAAGAGCTTGTTCACGCGGGCAGCGTAAGAATCGAACGCATTGTCTCCCGAGGGCAACAGACGCCAGAGGGCGACTGGTACGACCAGCAAGAGCACGAGTGGGTAATCGTATTGCAGGGGGCTGCCCGCGTGATCCTCGAAACTGCCGCCGGTGATTCCGACGAGTCTTCGGTCAACGAGGTCGCGCTTGAAGCGGGGGACTACCTGAATATCCCCGCGGGTTGTCGTCACCGGGTCAGCTGGACTGCCCCGGACCAGGTCACGATTTGGTTGGCGGTGTTTTACCGCTGA
- a CDS encoding zinc ribbon domain-containing protein has translation MKIDYSKYTRDELEQAYCSINVSEYPERFEEIKKWIEIRDSEPQPNPNPALRIEGKMRHICAKCGHENYDIGEFHAAGSGLAKMFDIQSSKFTTVSCRRCHYTEVYRCPKNRISDVLDYFVG, from the coding sequence ATGAAAATTGATTATTCTAAATACACAAGAGATGAACTGGAGCAAGCATACTGTTCGATAAATGTAAGCGAATATCCGGAACGGTTTGAAGAGATCAAAAAGTGGATTGAAATTCGTGACTCGGAACCGCAGCCAAATCCAAATCCAGCGCTCAGGATCGAAGGGAAAATGAGGCATATTTGTGCAAAGTGTGGCCATGAAAACTACGATATAGGAGAGTTTCATGCCGCAGGCAGTGGGCTCGCCAAAATGTTTGATATTCAGTCTTCTAAATTCACTACGGTGTCCTGCAGGCGCTGTCATTACACGGAGGTATACCGTTGTCCCAAAAATCGTATTTCTGATGTTCTCGACTATTTCGTTGGATAG
- a CDS encoding DUF3185 family protein: MSTNKSIGIVLIVVGVALALWGYNIYDSASAQIGRALSGNSPIEAWAGMVGGAICLVLGVLKVK, encoded by the coding sequence ATGAGTACGAATAAAAGTATTGGGATTGTACTAATTGTCGTTGGTGTTGCACTGGCGCTCTGGGGTTACAACATTTATGACTCTGCGAGCGCACAGATTGGACGAGCGCTAAGTGGCAATAGCCCCATTGAGGCGTGGGCTGGGATGGTTGGGGGAGCTATTTGTCTCGTCCTTGGTGTTCTCAAGGTTAAGTAA